Proteins encoded within one genomic window of Natator depressus isolate rNatDep1 chromosome 1, rNatDep2.hap1, whole genome shotgun sequence:
- the SUV39H2 gene encoding histone-lysine N-methyltransferase SUV39H2 isoform X2, whose amino-acid sequence MQPPARWRAGEEGTEYFLVKWKGWPESSNTWVALKNLKCPLLLQYFHSDKNEYLSRLKRGKAVILKNHMKALNPVVAQYIVKKAKQRIALQRWKEELNRKKNHKGMILVENTVDLEGPPLDFYYINEYKPAPGINVMNGITTGCECSDCPAEKCCPEEAGFFLAYNKQKQLKIQPGLPIYECNSYCRCGPECPNRIVQKGTPYSLCIFRTNNGRGWGVKTLQKIKTKRFVMEYVGEVITSEEAERRGQLYDNQGNTYLFDLDYDSDEYTVDAAQYGNVSHFVNHSCDPNLQVFNVFIDNLDLRLPRIALFSTRTIKAGEELTFDYQMKGSLDVTSDSDAVSPTRKRIRTVCKCGAVCCRGYLN is encoded by the exons ATGCAGCCCCCTGCAAGATGGCGGGCAGGCGAGGAg GGCACAGAGTACTTCCTTGTGAAATGGAAAGGATGGCCAGAATCCTCAAATACCTGGGTAGCTTTGAAAAATCTTAAATGCCCATTGCTCCTTCAGTACTTCCATAGCGACAAGAATGAATATTTATCTCGGCTAAAGCGAGGCAAAGCGGTAATATTGAAAAACCATATGAAAGCTTTGAACCCTGTAGTAGCACAGTACATAGTAAAGAAGGCTAAACAAAGAATAGCTCTACAGAGATGGAAGGAAGAACTCAACCGGAAAAAGAACCATAAAGGAATGATTCTTGTAGAAAACACTGTGGATCTTGAGGGCCCTCCTTTAGACTTTTACTACATTAATGAATATAAACCTGCTCCAGGAATAAATGTAATGAATGGAATCACAACTGGCTGTGAATGCTCTGATTGCCCTGCTGAGAAGTGTTGTCCAGAAGAGGCTGGATTTTTCTTGGCTTACAATAAACAAAAGCAGTTAAAAATCCAACCAGGCTTGCCTATCTATGAATGCAACTCATATTGTAGATGTGGTCCTGAATGCCCTAACAGGATAGTACAGAAAGGCACACCATATTCTCTTTGCATCTTCAGAACTAACAATGGACGTGGCTGGGGAGTAAAAACCCtccagaaaattaaaacaaagagaTTTGTGATGGAGTATGTTGGAGAG GTGATCACAAGTGAAGAAGCAGAGAGACGAGGTCAACTGTATGACAACCAAGGAAATACATACTTGTTTGACCTGGACTATGACTCGGATGAATATACGGTTGATGCAGCTCAATATGGAAATGTGTCCcattttgtgaatcacagt TGTGATCCAAATCTTCAGGTCTTCAATGTTTTCATTGATAACCTTGATCTACGTCTTCCTCGGATAGCGCTGTTTTCTACGAGAACCATCAAGGCTGGAGAAGAGCTCACCTTTGATTATCAGATGAAAG GTTCTCTCGATGTGACTTCAGACTCTGATGCTGTCAGCCCAACGAGAAAGAGGATCAGAACTGTGTGCAAGTGTGGAGCTGTGTGTTGCAGAGGGTATCTCAACTGA
- the SUV39H2 gene encoding histone-lysine N-methyltransferase SUV39H2 isoform X1, whose product MAGRRGAWYVPCLASLETIQELCRKENLTCKSLGITNRNLKSYEVEYLCDYKVEEGTEYFLVKWKGWPESSNTWVALKNLKCPLLLQYFHSDKNEYLSRLKRGKAVILKNHMKALNPVVAQYIVKKAKQRIALQRWKEELNRKKNHKGMILVENTVDLEGPPLDFYYINEYKPAPGINVMNGITTGCECSDCPAEKCCPEEAGFFLAYNKQKQLKIQPGLPIYECNSYCRCGPECPNRIVQKGTPYSLCIFRTNNGRGWGVKTLQKIKTKRFVMEYVGEVITSEEAERRGQLYDNQGNTYLFDLDYDSDEYTVDAAQYGNVSHFVNHSCDPNLQVFNVFIDNLDLRLPRIALFSTRTIKAGEELTFDYQMKGSLDVTSDSDAVSPTRKRIRTVCKCGAVCCRGYLN is encoded by the exons ATGGCGGGCAGGCGAGGAg CTTGGTATGTGCCTTGTCTAGCTTCACTTGAGACCATCCAGGAATTATGTAGGAAGGAAAATCTCACATGTAAATCCCTTGGAATCACCAACAGGAATCTAAAGAGTTATGAGGTGGAATATTTATGTGACTACAAGGTAGAAGAG GGCACAGAGTACTTCCTTGTGAAATGGAAAGGATGGCCAGAATCCTCAAATACCTGGGTAGCTTTGAAAAATCTTAAATGCCCATTGCTCCTTCAGTACTTCCATAGCGACAAGAATGAATATTTATCTCGGCTAAAGCGAGGCAAAGCGGTAATATTGAAAAACCATATGAAAGCTTTGAACCCTGTAGTAGCACAGTACATAGTAAAGAAGGCTAAACAAAGAATAGCTCTACAGAGATGGAAGGAAGAACTCAACCGGAAAAAGAACCATAAAGGAATGATTCTTGTAGAAAACACTGTGGATCTTGAGGGCCCTCCTTTAGACTTTTACTACATTAATGAATATAAACCTGCTCCAGGAATAAATGTAATGAATGGAATCACAACTGGCTGTGAATGCTCTGATTGCCCTGCTGAGAAGTGTTGTCCAGAAGAGGCTGGATTTTTCTTGGCTTACAATAAACAAAAGCAGTTAAAAATCCAACCAGGCTTGCCTATCTATGAATGCAACTCATATTGTAGATGTGGTCCTGAATGCCCTAACAGGATAGTACAGAAAGGCACACCATATTCTCTTTGCATCTTCAGAACTAACAATGGACGTGGCTGGGGAGTAAAAACCCtccagaaaattaaaacaaagagaTTTGTGATGGAGTATGTTGGAGAG GTGATCACAAGTGAAGAAGCAGAGAGACGAGGTCAACTGTATGACAACCAAGGAAATACATACTTGTTTGACCTGGACTATGACTCGGATGAATATACGGTTGATGCAGCTCAATATGGAAATGTGTCCcattttgtgaatcacagt TGTGATCCAAATCTTCAGGTCTTCAATGTTTTCATTGATAACCTTGATCTACGTCTTCCTCGGATAGCGCTGTTTTCTACGAGAACCATCAAGGCTGGAGAAGAGCTCACCTTTGATTATCAGATGAAAG GTTCTCTCGATGTGACTTCAGACTCTGATGCTGTCAGCCCAACGAGAAAGAGGATCAGAACTGTGTGCAAGTGTGGAGCTGTGTGTTGCAGAGGGTATCTCAACTGA